In a genomic window of Nitrospirota bacterium:
- a CDS encoding acyl carrier protein, with amino-acid sequence MKEIIKEILSVVLDVPMHELDDFSSTQTLEQWDSLNHMKIIAALEEHFSVSFTEQETLEMQSVKLIEYTISCHLSCPPE; translated from the coding sequence ATGAAAGAGATAATTAAAGAAATCCTTTCTGTAGTATTGGATGTTCCCATGCACGAGTTGGATGATTTTTCCTCCACACAGACACTTGAGCAGTGGGATTCACTTAATCATATGAAAATCATTGCTGCGCTGGAGGAACATTTTAGTGTATCGTTTACTGAACAAGAGACTCTTGAGATGCAGAGTGTGAAGTTAATAGAATATACAATTTCATGCCATTTATCGTGTCCACCTGAGTGA
- a CDS encoding sulfotransferase domain-containing protein has translation MSADLQTRWDKIKNTSFFQKYKPHNILFKSFYTIKNLSVKDLSRIPAAAYRNLTASISLVPAISFFALPRSASQSIAYALADTLKIVQLTEATQHNFTQNVISVRPYVERPRRGFIIYVHLPASNINLQTIRYYNVKCIAHIRDPRDAVLSLSRLIINKYNSAGIQSRLFVTELMSYEGQQPVTISEDIIKSGYHRVLDWILEHRYESFVKWVSDWISARNSMKELVHLTSYEEFVADSDSYFRNIYEFYDIKSDKMPPIYKRHFNKGIARNFETEMTPEQRVYATKMIPDLIYEHTLIRP, from the coding sequence ATGAGCGCTGATTTGCAAACACGCTGGGATAAGATAAAAAATACGTCTTTTTTCCAAAAATACAAACCTCATAATATTTTGTTTAAGTCCTTTTACACTATTAAAAACTTATCCGTTAAAGATCTCTCCAGGATTCCAGCAGCAGCCTATCGCAATTTGACAGCGTCCATTTCTTTGGTGCCAGCTATATCATTCTTTGCTCTACCCAGGTCTGCAAGCCAAAGCATCGCCTATGCGCTTGCCGATACTCTAAAAATAGTTCAGTTAACTGAAGCCACTCAGCACAATTTCACACAGAATGTAATAAGCGTACGGCCATATGTTGAGCGGCCAAGAAGAGGGTTTATAATTTATGTACATCTTCCGGCCAGCAATATAAATTTGCAAACCATCCGGTACTATAACGTAAAATGTATAGCCCACATCAGAGACCCCCGTGACGCCGTCCTTTCACTAAGTCGATTAATCATAAATAAGTATAACTCTGCAGGCATTCAATCCAGGCTCTTTGTTACAGAGCTGATGTCTTATGAAGGGCAGCAGCCAGTAACCATTTCCGAGGATATAATTAAGTCGGGATACCACAGGGTTCTTGATTGGATTTTGGAACATCGTTATGAGTCATTTGTAAAGTGGGTGAGCGACTGGATTTCTGCCCGTAACAGTATGAAAGAATTAGTGCATCTCACATCGTATGAGGAATTTGTAGCAGATTCGGACTCATACTTCAGGAATATATATGAGTTTTATGATATAAAATCGGATAAAATGCCTCCCATTTATAAGAGGCATTTCAATAAAGGAATCGCTAGAAACTTTGAAACTGAAATGACACCGGAACAACGGGTGTATGCAACTAAAATGATTCCCGACTTGATTTATGAGCATACGTTGATCAGACCGTAG
- a CDS encoding SDR family oxidoreductase, protein MDFKAIQIGQKAEISHVISEEDVQRFVSLTGDDNLLHIDNDYASNTPLKKKVAHGMLSASFISTVVGTKLPGDGALLFRQNLDFLKPVSVGDGIRVIIEVIKKTDKTRVIELQTDVYNHHNEKIISGTAQVKVVETIKKYDQATVSEHVEKTALVVGASGGIGAAVCEKLLTNGWNIIAHYHKNQAAAEKLMKRMEPLNSKTLLVQADVEDEADVAKMFDKIERYGLNVSAIVYCASARIPNVKLKDIQWDLILKHFEVNVKGLFNIQKYAVPSMQKFKYGKIVALTSMAVEKPNADWIHYITAKSALNGFVKCLALSLAPKGIRVNLISPGMTDTELIVDIPEKVRLTTELQTPIGRIAQPKDIAGVVGFLLSPESDYLTGETLRVNGGQVMI, encoded by the coding sequence ATGGATTTCAAGGCAATACAAATAGGGCAAAAAGCAGAGATTTCTCATGTTATCTCAGAAGAGGACGTTCAGAGATTTGTCTCTCTCACAGGTGATGACAATCTACTACATATAGATAACGACTATGCCAGCAACACCCCGTTAAAGAAAAAAGTAGCTCATGGTATGCTTTCTGCCTCTTTTATTTCAACAGTTGTCGGAACCAAACTACCTGGCGATGGAGCGTTGTTGTTCAGGCAAAATTTAGATTTTCTCAAACCAGTGAGTGTTGGCGACGGCATAAGGGTCATTATCGAGGTTATAAAGAAAACAGACAAAACCAGGGTCATAGAATTACAAACGGATGTCTATAATCATCATAATGAAAAAATCATAAGCGGTACGGCGCAGGTAAAGGTTGTAGAAACTATTAAAAAATACGATCAGGCAACAGTGTCTGAACATGTGGAAAAGACCGCACTGGTTGTTGGTGCAAGCGGGGGTATCGGCGCTGCTGTATGTGAAAAGTTACTTACAAACGGTTGGAACATTATTGCACATTATCATAAAAATCAGGCAGCAGCCGAAAAATTAATGAAACGGATGGAACCGTTAAATAGTAAAACTTTGCTCGTTCAGGCTGATGTCGAGGATGAGGCTGATGTCGCAAAAATGTTCGACAAAATTGAGCGCTACGGTCTTAACGTCAGCGCCATTGTGTATTGTGCCTCCGCCAGAATTCCCAATGTAAAACTTAAAGATATACAATGGGACCTGATACTCAAACACTTTGAGGTCAATGTCAAAGGCTTATTTAATATACAAAAATATGCCGTGCCATCTATGCAAAAGTTTAAATATGGGAAGATAGTTGCACTAACATCAATGGCTGTGGAAAAACCAAATGCCGACTGGATACATTACATAACTGCAAAGTCTGCGTTAAACGGCTTCGTAAAGTGTTTGGCTTTAAGTCTGGCTCCTAAGGGTATAAGGGTAAATCTGATTTCACCTGGCATGACTGACACGGAGTTGATTGTTGATATCCCTGAAAAGGTACGCCTTACCACAGAGCTTCAAACACCGATAGGCCGGATAGCACAGCCTAAAGACATAGCTGGTGTCGTCGGTTTTCTGTTATCTCCGGAGTCGGATTATTTAACTGGAGAGACACTAAGAGTAAACGGCGGGCAGGTCATGATATGA
- a CDS encoding TIGR04372 family glycosyltransferase encodes MKLKKALLFFVNQIFFIYKVLSVLVWFFKIKNALKKSDNILLSEGGFGHSIIDPEMLRRMYVNMKNTCIVFQTPVHNPYVGLFWNDVDVFFFKSYIRVKFLSHESYIELRYGNYKLIVKIIKALLTFYCSARVMNYIDFSRECIKRLTFGTEADSFYRKNIVSTGFKSFYLLNLMESVPLQNPRLPKNVRENILSHILKYCNLSVRPKLCCIYLRAKGQATNDNTSTLRIGAELESFVPAITYLVKEDFVVLVTGDMSISKEYEACFNKKIISAEFLDVCPQLFSLFSHSESDIWIGNLGGGSWMPVLREIPMLVVDMYPYGSGLKDAWILLKPVYDETGNLVHYSRMFNDFLFDYNLKDNWRVLHNSPETLLVSIKEMLDSLKNNHVSETNTAYLKSFGNHLFLKYYNMKIPTVWYDLFAE; translated from the coding sequence ATGAAATTGAAAAAGGCTCTTCTCTTTTTTGTCAATCAAATATTTTTTATTTATAAGGTGTTGTCTGTCCTTGTATGGTTTTTTAAAATTAAAAATGCACTGAAAAAATCGGATAATATATTATTGTCCGAAGGCGGGTTCGGACACTCAATAATTGACCCCGAGATGTTGAGGCGCATGTATGTAAATATGAAAAACACTTGTATCGTTTTCCAAACGCCTGTACATAATCCATATGTAGGATTGTTTTGGAACGATGTGGATGTATTTTTTTTTAAGTCATATATAAGAGTGAAATTTCTTTCCCATGAATCTTATATTGAATTACGATACGGTAATTATAAGTTAATAGTAAAAATCATAAAAGCTTTATTAACTTTTTATTGCTCTGCCAGGGTGATGAATTACATAGATTTTTCCAGAGAATGTATAAAAAGATTGACGTTTGGCACTGAGGCTGATAGTTTTTACAGAAAAAACATTGTAAGCACCGGCTTTAAGTCTTTCTATTTGTTAAATCTTATGGAATCTGTGCCGCTTCAAAATCCTAGGTTGCCAAAAAACGTAAGAGAAAACATTCTTTCACATATACTTAAGTACTGCAATTTATCGGTAAGGCCTAAATTATGCTGTATTTATTTGAGAGCCAAGGGACAAGCTACAAACGATAACACTTCGACGTTACGTATTGGAGCTGAGTTAGAATCCTTTGTGCCAGCCATAACATATCTGGTTAAAGAGGATTTTGTGGTTTTAGTTACAGGTGACATGAGTATTAGTAAAGAGTATGAAGCATGTTTTAATAAAAAGATTATATCTGCGGAGTTTTTAGATGTCTGCCCGCAGTTGTTTTCTCTTTTTTCGCATTCGGAGTCTGATATATGGATAGGGAATCTTGGGGGCGGCAGCTGGATGCCGGTACTCAGAGAGATTCCAATGCTTGTTGTAGACATGTATCCTTATGGAAGCGGGCTTAAAGATGCGTGGATTTTATTAAAGCCAGTGTATGACGAAACCGGCAACCTTGTCCATTACAGCAGAATGTTCAATGATTTTCTTTTTGATTATAATTTAAAAGATAACTGGAGGGTGCTGCATAACTCACCTGAGACACTGCTTGTCTCTATAAAAGAAATGCTGGATAGCCTGAAAAACAACCATGTGAGCGAGACCAACACGGCTTATTTAAAATCGTTTGGAAACCATCTCTTTTTAAAATACTACAATATGAAAATTCCAACAGTATGGTATGATTTGTTTGCAGAGTAA
- a CDS encoding HAD-IIIC family phosphatase, which yields MSTMSYVEIIKKNRELKNKLASEDYTVGVLTNITNHFLKDILEYSLRLSAINAIVEIGGYDNIVQDADRFQKKSSLIIVFWELINFMQGLHRLRPALINDYEAVKADMVHQIDLLMDLLKNTPLIIFNRFTNVAMSMANPVLGLLDKLAADLNKYMDSCNYRNVYFVDLPGIFLKDGIGLCLDWRNYYRNKSLYTLCFYKTYCDTIINAIRAANGQSKKMLILDCDNTLWDGIVDENGIDGIDLSADTANGAIFSEVRSMIKELAHCGILIALCSKNNSDDIDKILTQHPGIILSNNDIVIKMINWDDKVTNIKLIAETISIGLDSMVFIDDSAFEVEHVRGLLPEVNSFKVPDNLYDYPALLREISGMFYTAAQTTEDLSKQTMYRQQFRRESSKREFDSLDDYLASLDIQLFCYDNDLNIVTRLSQLSQKTNQFNLTTRRYTERQIENFITDAKYDVLAYRVKDKFGDNGITAMVILQYDLQSFTAIIDSFTMSCRIIGRNIEFSIVDHLIWRIKDKNIDQIEAVYIPTQKNVSVKHFYDKCSFQLLDSYSDAEKRYVMHIDNYSFKNATNNVMYANERDN from the coding sequence ATGAGCACAATGAGCTACGTAGAGATTATTAAAAAGAACAGGGAACTAAAAAATAAATTAGCCTCTGAAGATTACACGGTGGGCGTATTAACGAATATTACAAACCATTTTTTAAAGGATATTCTTGAGTATTCTCTCCGATTGTCGGCAATTAATGCAATCGTAGAGATAGGCGGATATGATAATATTGTTCAAGATGCTGACCGTTTCCAGAAAAAGTCCTCGCTAATAATTGTTTTCTGGGAGCTGATTAACTTTATGCAGGGGTTACATAGGTTACGGCCGGCTCTTATAAACGATTACGAGGCAGTAAAGGCAGATATGGTTCATCAGATTGATTTGCTTATGGACTTACTAAAAAATACTCCACTGATAATATTTAACCGTTTTACAAACGTGGCAATGTCGATGGCAAATCCTGTACTAGGATTATTGGACAAACTTGCTGCGGACTTAAACAAATATATGGACTCCTGTAATTACCGTAATGTTTACTTTGTGGATTTGCCAGGAATATTTCTTAAAGATGGAATAGGTTTATGTTTGGATTGGAGGAATTATTACAGAAATAAGTCTTTATATACACTTTGTTTTTATAAAACCTACTGTGACACTATAATCAATGCTATAAGGGCTGCAAATGGCCAAAGTAAAAAAATGCTTATCCTTGATTGTGATAATACCCTGTGGGACGGTATCGTGGATGAAAATGGTATCGATGGAATTGACTTATCCGCCGACACAGCAAACGGTGCGATTTTTAGTGAAGTCAGAAGTATGATAAAGGAACTTGCCCACTGTGGTATCCTAATAGCGTTATGTTCAAAAAATAATTCTGACGACATAGATAAAATTCTGACCCAGCACCCCGGCATTATCTTATCCAACAACGATATTGTAATAAAGATGATCAACTGGGACGATAAGGTAACAAACATTAAACTCATAGCAGAAACAATCAGCATAGGCTTGGACAGTATGGTGTTTATAGACGATTCCGCTTTTGAAGTCGAACATGTCAGAGGGCTGCTGCCTGAGGTGAATTCATTTAAGGTGCCGGACAATTTATATGATTACCCGGCGCTTTTAAGGGAGATAAGCGGGATGTTTTATACGGCGGCACAGACAACAGAAGACTTGTCAAAGCAGACAATGTACCGGCAGCAGTTTCGCAGGGAATCGTCTAAGAGGGAATTTGACTCGCTGGACGACTACCTCGCATCGTTGGATATACAGCTATTTTGTTATGATAATGATCTGAATATTGTAACAAGACTATCTCAATTGTCGCAAAAAACAAATCAATTCAACTTAACCACAAGGCGTTATACCGAGCGGCAGATAGAGAACTTCATTACAGATGCAAAATACGATGTTTTGGCTTATCGGGTCAAAGATAAATTTGGCGACAATGGCATAACAGCAATGGTAATACTCCAGTACGATCTCCAGTCATTTACGGCTATAATCGACTCCTTTACTATGAGCTGTCGCATTATCGGGCGAAATATCGAGTTTTCCATTGTTGATCATCTCATTTGGCGTATAAAAGACAAGAATATTGACCAGATAGAGGCTGTTTATATTCCAACACAAAAAAACGTATCGGTAAAACACTTCTATGACAAATGTTCATTTCAGCTGTTGGATTCGTACAGTGACGCTGAGAAAAGATATGTGATGCATATAGATAATTATAGTTTTAAGAATGCTACCAACAACGTGATGTATGCCAATGAAAGAGATAATTAA
- a CDS encoding NAD(P)-binding protein yields the protein MKKALVLGGGFAGCTISYFLKQKGFEVTIIEATEYLGGGCRTFFYHGHPYTYGPRHLIINKEKMFLWDYFSRFLTLRQIHHHTMTFVGQDNRFYTFPIHVDEIEDMPDKDNINEELKNRGDVASAKNLEDYWINSVGEILYNKFVKDYNKKMWITDDNRSLDEFAFSPKGVPLKTGSKECFAETMVLAYPTELDGYNSYFDKCTEGCNIIPKTFVEKIDIERKRVFVNDTWIEGDIMVSTVPVDLLFGYRYGPLKFVGKEFLKIILPVEKITPEPYYFIHYASDEPFLRVVEYKLLTGYKSSDTLILVEFPSMKNKLYPYPVKSEIEKAQRYLNSLPQDVYSIGRLGKYHYNGMCDVVEDCMKLQDRL from the coding sequence ATGAAAAAAGCTCTGGTTTTAGGCGGCGGCTTTGCAGGGTGTACTATAAGCTATTTTTTGAAGCAAAAGGGATTTGAAGTAACGATAATAGAAGCCACGGAATATCTAGGCGGCGGTTGCCGTACGTTTTTTTACCACGGACATCCATACACTTACGGCCCGCGCCATCTTATCATAAACAAAGAAAAAATGTTTCTGTGGGATTATTTCAGCCGGTTCCTTACCCTCAGGCAAATTCACCACCATACAATGACATTTGTCGGACAAGACAACCGTTTTTACACCTTTCCTATACATGTCGATGAGATAGAAGACATGCCAGATAAAGACAATATCAACGAAGAGTTAAAAAACAGAGGAGATGTTGCAAGTGCAAAGAATCTTGAGGACTACTGGATAAACTCTGTAGGGGAGATACTATACAACAAATTTGTAAAGGATTATAACAAGAAAATGTGGATAACAGACGACAATAGAAGCCTTGACGAGTTTGCGTTTTCTCCCAAAGGCGTGCCTCTGAAAACAGGCTCAAAGGAATGTTTTGCGGAAACAATGGTACTTGCATATCCTACCGAACTTGACGGATACAACTCCTATTTCGATAAATGCACAGAGGGTTGTAATATTATTCCTAAAACATTTGTAGAAAAAATCGATATAGAAAGAAAACGGGTATTTGTCAACGACACATGGATAGAGGGAGACATTATGGTATCCACTGTCCCTGTTGATTTACTGTTTGGATACCGATACGGACCACTAAAGTTTGTAGGCAAAGAGTTTTTAAAAATCATCCTTCCTGTTGAAAAAATTACACCGGAGCCATATTATTTTATCCACTATGCATCGGATGAACCTTTCTTAAGAGTAGTTGAGTATAAACTTCTAACCGGCTACAAATCCTCCGATACTTTGATTTTAGTTGAGTTTCCATCTATGAAAAATAAACTCTACCCTTATCCGGTAAAATCGGAAATAGAGAAAGCACAAAGATATTTAAACTCGCTGCCGCAAGACGTTTACTCCATAGGCCGACTTGGAAAGTACCATTACAACGGTATGTGTGACGTTGTTGAGGACTGCATGAAATTACAGGACAGGTTATGA
- a CDS encoding ABC transporter ATP-binding protein: protein MNIVNQLIEFFRYKDKSIPYREQLSPDNGTLILYLKEMINMGMGKVLFLFLISLPLGIIAGGIELLFGFTILYFLSSLHIMSYGNLPNWFFIKNILTPTWAFLIVGILRVALSFLSLLINSISSEGFGFKVRRIIVDSIFSGEALESGISVAELSNLQTNLIGKATNFIYHLLNIITYLFFGAFVLISLFSLSPQLSIVTVISLVLLGLPVLITRKSHNNYSSKRFLKFREFSIKITKGLKNLYFLKIIGQQYQQQKILYEANYAMFLYGFKYYFGFLLNSNLPGVVVISVVLSIITVNRKFHFMDNSIFLPFIYLLIQINANTGKLIMALGNMQFDKRFFSELMKTLREIQLVNKTHETMEDVIEVSTVETLKVEHLAIGRDSILVKDININSGRGGFVYITGHSGKGKTTLLMTLIGLIPAMEGAIYLNGIDIKHVDFKKFRKYLAYSGPDPFLFDATIRENILFGTDHMTLREEEIWRAMDIAECDFVRHLPEQLDHMLYEGGEGISAGQKQRLSIARALLRNPKILLLDEATANIDEKTEEKIITAIRYNFPDVLIFAVSHRKSLIKHAICMIEL, encoded by the coding sequence ATGAATATTGTCAATCAACTAATAGAGTTTTTTCGATATAAAGATAAATCCATACCCTACCGGGAACAATTATCACCAGACAACGGCACGCTGATATTATATCTAAAAGAAATGATAAACATGGGAATGGGTAAAGTGTTATTTTTATTTTTGATATCATTACCGCTTGGAATAATCGCCGGAGGCATCGAACTCTTGTTCGGTTTTACAATCTTATACTTCCTTAGCAGCTTACATATCATGTCGTACGGAAATTTACCGAATTGGTTTTTTATCAAAAACATCCTAACTCCTACATGGGCTTTTTTAATTGTCGGTATTCTAAGAGTAGCACTGTCCTTTCTGTCTCTTTTAATAAACAGCATAAGCAGTGAGGGATTCGGTTTTAAAGTCAGGCGGATAATCGTAGATAGTATTTTTAGTGGTGAAGCTTTAGAGTCTGGCATATCTGTTGCTGAACTGTCCAATTTACAAACAAACCTTATAGGAAAAGCAACCAATTTTATATATCACCTGTTGAACATCATAACGTACTTGTTTTTCGGTGCTTTTGTTCTTATAAGCCTATTTAGCCTTTCCCCGCAGCTTTCCATTGTGACGGTTATAAGCCTTGTCTTGCTGGGCCTGCCAGTGTTAATAACCAGGAAATCACATAATAATTATTCATCAAAAAGATTTTTGAAATTCAGGGAGTTTTCTATAAAGATAACTAAAGGGTTAAAAAACTTGTATTTTCTTAAAATAATAGGCCAGCAGTATCAACAGCAAAAAATACTCTATGAAGCAAACTATGCAATGTTTCTCTATGGTTTTAAATATTATTTTGGCTTTTTGTTAAATTCAAACCTGCCAGGCGTAGTTGTAATCTCTGTTGTGTTATCTATAATTACAGTAAACCGGAAATTTCATTTTATGGACAACTCCATATTTTTACCGTTCATTTACTTGCTAATACAAATAAACGCAAATACAGGAAAACTCATAATGGCTCTGGGAAACATGCAATTCGATAAAAGGTTTTTTTCCGAACTGATGAAAACTCTCAGGGAAATACAGCTCGTGAACAAGACGCATGAAACGATGGAGGATGTCATAGAGGTCAGCACTGTGGAGACATTAAAAGTGGAGCACCTGGCAATAGGTAGAGACAGTATTTTAGTTAAGGACATAAATATCAACTCAGGGCGTGGCGGTTTTGTGTACATAACAGGGCATTCGGGCAAGGGGAAAACCACATTGCTTATGACTTTAATAGGTTTGATACCGGCCATGGAAGGTGCCATTTACTTAAACGGAATCGACATAAAACATGTGGACTTCAAAAAATTCCGTAAGTATCTTGCATACTCAGGGCCTGATCCGTTTCTTTTCGATGCAACGATAAGAGAAAATATTCTCTTTGGCACTGACCATATGACCCTGCGTGAGGAGGAAATCTGGAGAGCTATGGATATAGCAGAGTGCGATTTTGTAAGGCATTTACCGGAGCAGTTAGACCATATGCTTTATGAAGGCGGTGAGGGAATATCGGCAGGCCAAAAACAGCGTCTTTCCATAGCGCGTGCACTTTTGAGAAATCCTAAAATTTTACTGCTCGATGAGGCGACCGCCAATATAGACGAAAAAACAGAGGAGAAAATTATAACCGCAATTCGCTACAATTTTCCAGACGTTCTAATCTTTGCCGTATCGCACAGAAAAAGCTTAATAAAACACGCAATCTGTATGATTGAATTATAA
- a CDS encoding SPASM domain-containing protein, producing the protein MTIEGRDILKTVAREQSQQMRLCSAEMPEIVRIELSNTCNMSCPHCRHHSKEKRASENYSPYYRTPIHMSEKQVEDIFNEVAPYKPSVTLNVANEPLIAQTFDFAVKTVKKLGLAGTFNTNGILLNKDVSTLLVDTCFDSVTISIDAITAETLKKARGISSLDKLIDNVDILLSVRGNSVFPRVGITFVETDYNYHEIPDFLEFWKKRVDFIRINGFIKDLTPDVSMIPGIQREDMPKRIPCQQTFRDIVIRANGDVTPCVITAEQPSIIVGNIFKEGGVKAVWNNDHMNHIRKLHNTGRWDELPYCRQCDYWIETFSMKEEIKNGFLIRMPSPYTTFYNVLDRLDNWNRDLHDRQGVGRFQDVSVTKK; encoded by the coding sequence ATGACAATAGAAGGCCGGGATATATTAAAAACAGTTGCAAGAGAGCAATCACAGCAGATGCGTTTGTGTAGTGCGGAGATGCCAGAGATTGTTCGCATCGAACTTTCTAACACTTGCAATATGAGTTGTCCGCACTGCCGCCACCATAGTAAAGAGAAACGAGCCTCTGAGAACTACTCCCCGTACTACAGAACTCCCATCCATATGTCAGAGAAGCAGGTTGAGGACATCTTTAACGAAGTGGCACCATATAAACCCTCAGTAACTTTAAACGTAGCAAATGAACCGTTAATTGCACAAACATTTGACTTTGCCGTAAAAACGGTTAAGAAACTGGGACTGGCCGGTACATTCAACACAAACGGCATTTTACTCAACAAGGATGTATCTACACTTCTTGTTGATACTTGCTTTGATTCAGTCACTATCAGTATAGACGCAATCACTGCTGAAACTTTAAAAAAAGCTCGTGGTATATCTTCTTTGGATAAACTCATAGACAATGTCGATATTTTGTTAAGTGTCAGAGGCAACAGTGTTTTCCCCAGAGTTGGAATAACATTTGTAGAGACCGACTATAATTATCATGAAATTCCTGACTTTTTAGAATTTTGGAAAAAACGGGTTGATTTTATCCGGATTAACGGGTTTATAAAGGATTTAACTCCGGATGTTTCCATGATTCCAGGCATACAAAGAGAGGATATGCCAAAACGGATCCCCTGTCAACAGACTTTCAGAGATATCGTGATACGCGCAAACGGAGACGTAACACCCTGTGTAATTACAGCAGAGCAGCCCAGTATCATTGTAGGCAATATTTTTAAGGAAGGTGGTGTTAAGGCTGTTTGGAACAATGACCACATGAACCACATTCGTAAGCTCCACAATACTGGACGCTGGGATGAGCTCCCCTATTGCAGACAATGTGACTACTGGATTGAGACTTTCAGCATGAAAGAAGAAATTAAAAATGGTTTTCTAATCCGGATGCCATCTCCATATACTACATTTTATAATGTCCTTGACAGACTCGATAACTGGAACAGAGATTTGCACGACAGGCAGGGTGTTGGTAGGTTTCAAGATGTATCTGTTACCAAAAAGTAA